In the Natronolimnobius baerhuensis genome, one interval contains:
- a CDS encoding GNAT family N-acetyltransferase, with the protein MEIRTATDSDIDTIRSIAQQSLGSTYTDFLEAETIDQAIEQWYGDSFSDDLDTADSLVLVVERDGEVVGFSQSDLIGQQHSTGRILWLHIDPDNRGGGTGVRLLVRTRERLLEEGADHIQGLVLADNEGGNTFYENHGFKQAGQREVDIGEETFTENVYVEGDLEDEGWSAIDELEIDGETVYVNYGEAARGSSSPFYSAYETDDREEVYAWLCGQCDSLDNTMDTMGRIECNVCGNRRKATRWDASYL; encoded by the coding sequence ATGGAGATTCGTACCGCGACCGATTCAGATATCGACACCATCCGCTCGATTGCCCAGCAGTCCCTGGGTTCGACGTACACGGACTTTCTCGAGGCAGAGACAATCGACCAGGCTATCGAGCAGTGGTACGGTGATTCGTTCAGCGACGACCTCGATACCGCGGACAGTCTCGTCCTCGTGGTCGAACGAGATGGCGAGGTCGTCGGCTTCTCACAGAGCGATCTGATTGGCCAGCAACACAGCACCGGCCGCATTCTCTGGCTCCACATCGACCCAGACAATCGCGGCGGCGGGACGGGTGTCCGCCTGCTCGTTCGAACCCGTGAACGGCTGCTCGAGGAGGGTGCCGACCACATTCAGGGTCTCGTCCTCGCGGACAACGAGGGCGGGAACACGTTCTACGAGAATCACGGCTTCAAGCAGGCGGGTCAGCGCGAGGTCGATATCGGCGAGGAAACGTTCACCGAAAACGTCTACGTCGAGGGCGACCTCGAGGACGAGGGCTGGAGCGCAATCGACGAACTCGAGATCGACGGCGAGACGGTCTACGTCAACTACGGTGAGGCCGCTCGCGGCTCGAGTTCGCCGTTTTACAGCGCCTACGAGACGGACGACCGCGAGGAGGTGTACGCCTGGCTGTGTGGCCAGTGTGACTCACTCGATAATACAATGGATACGATGGGGCGGATCGAGTGTAACGTCTGTGGCAATCGGCGGAAGGCAACCCGGTGGGACGCCTCGTACCTCTAA
- a CDS encoding succinate dehydrogenase hydrophobic membrane anchor subunit, with protein sequence MAERYSSFTPGGTGWLLQRITAAFLVVVLAFHFFQLHFVNHAADVTFAGTQARMSSVGYFITMVLFLVTAAFHGVNGVYNALVNQGLKGTQKKVVLAVLVIAGVALVAQGTYVALVMGDFI encoded by the coding sequence ATGGCAGAACGATACTCTTCGTTTACGCCCGGCGGAACCGGGTGGTTGCTCCAGCGCATCACGGCGGCGTTTCTCGTCGTCGTGCTTGCGTTCCACTTCTTCCAACTGCACTTCGTTAACCACGCCGCAGACGTGACGTTCGCAGGAACGCAAGCCCGCATGTCGAGCGTGGGCTACTTCATCACGATGGTTCTGTTCCTGGTCACCGCGGCGTTCCACGGCGTCAACGGCGTCTACAACGCGCTGGTCAATCAGGGACTTAAAGGCACCCAGAAAAAGGTCGTCCTCGCGGTCCTTGTTATCGCCGGGGTAGCACTCGTTGCCCAGGGCACCTACGTTGCACTTGTCATGGGGGATTTCATCTAA
- a CDS encoding flippase — protein MSSQDHIVRGFKAALVARAIYMLSSALLMFVLARFLLDPDGYGALYWAIGILAIVQLFADVGLGKSVARYISEYSEKDPGQIPHLLRSTIAYKLVIIAIVAYALLLFHEEIAVMLGEPSAAPFLAAGVLYIVVNSFNSFTQVAFQGFNHLQYSAATQAIGGAMRLIFAVIFVVAGFGALGALFGYIVGYAIAAAFGLGILYFKFYRTYDPAEEYEEGLSRRLLEYSVPLTATRSANVVDKQIDTVLVGVFLTPTAVAFYTLAKQITDFVLAPAESLGFTISPNFGEYKANGNLGEARQIYETSLLNTMLLYIPAAAGLAIVADPFITMIFGGDYAGAVIVLQVLSAFVVLQAITNLTSDSLDYLGRARARAIAKGVTAAANLGLNIILIPTMGVVGAALATVATHSVYVAVNVYIVHSELSLRVGSLARSMAAICVITGLMAVAVLLVMPMVSNILMLFGAVALGAAIWALLAVLSGLVDPNEVRSVVG, from the coding sequence ATGAGTTCACAGGACCACATTGTTCGCGGGTTCAAGGCAGCGCTCGTCGCTCGAGCAATCTATATGCTCTCGAGCGCACTCTTGATGTTCGTTCTCGCGCGCTTCCTGCTTGACCCGGACGGCTACGGCGCGCTGTACTGGGCAATCGGCATTCTGGCCATCGTCCAGTTGTTCGCCGACGTCGGCCTCGGGAAGTCCGTCGCGAGATACATTTCTGAATACAGCGAGAAAGACCCGGGTCAGATCCCACATCTGCTGCGCTCGACCATCGCGTACAAACTGGTCATTATCGCCATCGTGGCCTATGCGCTGTTGCTCTTTCACGAAGAGATCGCGGTCATGCTCGGCGAGCCAAGCGCAGCGCCTTTCCTCGCCGCAGGCGTCCTCTACATCGTCGTCAACTCGTTTAACTCCTTTACGCAAGTCGCGTTTCAGGGATTCAATCACCTCCAGTACAGCGCGGCAACGCAAGCAATCGGCGGCGCGATGCGACTCATCTTCGCCGTCATCTTCGTCGTTGCCGGCTTTGGCGCACTCGGCGCGCTGTTTGGCTACATCGTCGGCTATGCCATCGCCGCCGCGTTCGGACTCGGAATCCTCTACTTCAAATTCTATCGCACCTACGACCCAGCCGAGGAGTACGAGGAGGGACTCTCGAGGCGCTTGCTCGAGTACAGTGTGCCGTTGACGGCGACTCGAAGTGCGAACGTCGTCGACAAACAGATCGACACCGTCCTCGTCGGGGTGTTCCTGACGCCGACGGCAGTCGCGTTCTACACGCTGGCAAAGCAGATTACGGATTTCGTACTCGCACCCGCCGAATCGCTCGGCTTTACGATCTCGCCGAATTTCGGCGAGTACAAAGCGAACGGCAATCTCGGGGAGGCGCGCCAAATCTACGAGACGTCGCTGCTGAATACGATGTTGCTGTATATTCCCGCTGCGGCCGGTCTCGCAATCGTCGCCGATCCGTTCATTACGATGATCTTCGGCGGCGACTACGCTGGTGCCGTCATCGTCTTGCAGGTACTCTCCGCGTTCGTCGTCCTGCAGGCAATTACGAACCTTACCAGCGACAGTTTGGATTACCTCGGGCGCGCCCGCGCTCGAGCGATTGCCAAAGGAGTCACCGCCGCGGCGAACCTCGGTCTCAACATCATCCTCATTCCGACGATGGGTGTTGTCGGCGCGGCACTTGCGACAGTTGCGACGCACTCCGTGTACGTCGCCGTCAATGTCTACATCGTGCACAGCGAACTGTCGCTCCGAGTTGGCTCGCTTGCCCGCTCGATGGCGGCGATCTGTGTGATTACCGGTCTGATGGCCGTCGCCGTGTTGCTCGTGATGCCGATGGTCTCGAATATTCTGATGCTGTTCGGTGCGGTTGCACTCGGTGCGGCAATCTGGGCGCTCCTTGCAGTACTCAGCGGACTGGTTGACCCGAACGAAGTTCGATCAGTTGTCGGTTGA
- a CDS encoding succinylglutamate desuccinylase/aspartoacylase family protein translates to MSDDGSDVDGAMPVTDGGTTADADALEEAFTYDGGRVDPGESANIRYGISETYLGDPVRIPVTIVNGKHPGPTVFLSAAAHGDELNGIEVVREVAHDWDHAELHGTLVCLPVMNVPGFLAQERYLPIYDRDLNRSFPGREGSTSARRMAHRIFTNFIEPCDLGIDFHTSTRGRTNMLHVRANMDNGQVARLANAFSSNVIIGGEGPSGTLRREATDAGVPTITVEMGEAHRFQRRLIDRALTGVASILAEFGCHPDSSVHWPGWRTLIDDSSKKTWIRADAGGIVDMKHGRGELVREGDVICSITNPFKEEEDIVSVEAPFTGLVVGVLENPVVYPGNPLCHLVGLSPDTQVALEREHTEERSQSKLRQQE, encoded by the coding sequence ATGAGCGACGACGGTTCGGACGTCGACGGTGCGATGCCCGTCACTGACGGGGGAACCACTGCCGACGCCGATGCCCTCGAGGAGGCCTTTACCTACGACGGTGGGCGGGTCGACCCCGGCGAATCCGCGAATATTCGGTATGGGATCAGCGAGACGTATCTGGGCGACCCTGTCAGAATTCCGGTGACAATTGTCAACGGGAAACACCCTGGGCCGACAGTATTCCTTTCGGCGGCGGCCCATGGCGACGAACTCAACGGGATCGAGGTCGTCCGCGAGGTCGCCCACGACTGGGATCACGCCGAGTTACACGGCACGCTGGTCTGTCTGCCCGTGATGAACGTCCCGGGCTTTCTCGCCCAAGAGCGGTATCTGCCGATCTACGACCGGGACCTGAATCGGTCGTTTCCCGGCCGCGAAGGCTCGACAAGCGCCCGCCGGATGGCTCACCGCATCTTTACGAACTTCATCGAACCATGCGATCTGGGGATCGACTTTCATACGTCAACGCGCGGGCGAACCAACATGCTCCACGTTCGAGCCAACATGGACAATGGCCAGGTCGCCCGCCTCGCCAACGCGTTCAGTTCGAACGTCATCATCGGCGGCGAAGGTCCCTCCGGAACCCTCCGGCGCGAAGCAACCGACGCCGGCGTCCCGACAATCACCGTCGAAATGGGTGAGGCCCACCGCTTCCAGCGCCGCCTCATCGACCGCGCGCTGACCGGCGTTGCGAGCATCCTTGCCGAGTTCGGCTGCCATCCCGATTCGTCGGTTCACTGGCCGGGCTGGCGCACCCTCATCGACGACTCGAGCAAGAAAACCTGGATTCGCGCCGACGCGGGCGGTATCGTCGACATGAAACACGGTCGCGGCGAACTCGTCAGGGAAGGCGACGTGATCTGTTCGATCACAAACCCGTTTAAGGAAGAAGAGGACATCGTCTCCGTCGAAGCACCCTTTACCGGCCTCGTCGTCGGCGTCCTCGAGAATCCCGTCGTCTACCCCGGGAACCCGCTCTGTCACCTTGTCGGGCTCTCGCCGGACACGCAGGTTGCCCTCGAGCGCGAACATACCGAAGAACGGTCACAGTCGAAGTTGAGACAACAGGAGTGA
- a CDS encoding RimK family alpha-L-glutamate ligase, with protein sequence MAVADPVTVGVLSLHTSKETKAILNAVEALGHETEWLRAENTSISIDGGTVVLEPDVDVIANRMLLSNTEQPAEELGLANTFAQLLPMLNEPASVLTAMHKLSTATTLAANDVQVPDVTLALHSDKLNAVRDRYGEEAVYKTAIGTHGGGTWKVGPDDPVNAKVGNRYAFLQELIDRDDERHRDIRVYVVGGEVISAMYRYAPDNDWRTNVALGGSVENATEDLPEEAREMARRAADSTGLDYAGVDLVESDDGWFVLEVNPTAGFKGLYEATGISPAPMIAELAIEAAGGEVDTDRVDELSAVLDDSQPTARPPQTIQDNSERSIIGYTEEVVLSGTSGSKSVLSKSDTGATRTSIDTSLAADIGAGPIKSITRVRSGSSKTTKSRPVVDVVVGVGGNQHTVTASVEDRSHMDYPVILGRDILGNYQVDVSRRADADMEDMPEEEEE encoded by the coding sequence ATGGCTGTTGCTGATCCCGTCACGGTTGGGGTACTGAGTCTACATACGAGCAAAGAAACCAAGGCAATTCTCAACGCCGTCGAGGCACTCGGACACGAGACAGAGTGGCTGCGCGCCGAAAATACGTCGATCAGCATCGACGGCGGAACCGTCGTCCTCGAGCCGGATGTCGACGTAATCGCGAACCGAATGCTACTTTCGAACACCGAACAGCCTGCGGAGGAACTCGGCCTCGCGAATACGTTCGCGCAGTTGCTGCCGATGCTTAACGAGCCAGCGTCGGTGCTGACGGCGATGCACAAACTCTCGACAGCGACGACACTCGCAGCGAACGACGTTCAGGTTCCCGACGTCACCCTCGCCTTACACAGCGACAAACTCAACGCAGTTCGAGACCGCTACGGTGAGGAGGCCGTCTACAAGACCGCAATTGGAACCCACGGCGGCGGCACCTGGAAAGTCGGTCCCGACGACCCGGTTAACGCCAAAGTCGGTAACCGCTATGCCTTCTTGCAGGAACTGATCGACCGCGATGACGAACGTCACCGAGACATTCGCGTCTACGTCGTCGGCGGCGAGGTCATCAGCGCGATGTATCGCTACGCTCCCGATAACGACTGGCGCACGAACGTTGCACTCGGTGGGAGCGTCGAAAACGCGACCGAGGACCTCCCCGAGGAAGCCCGTGAGATGGCCCGCCGTGCTGCTGACTCCACCGGCCTCGACTACGCCGGCGTCGACTTAGTCGAAAGCGACGACGGCTGGTTCGTCCTCGAGGTGAATCCGACAGCCGGATTCAAGGGACTGTACGAAGCGACTGGCATCAGCCCCGCGCCCATGATCGCAGAACTCGCTATTGAAGCGGCTGGCGGCGAGGTCGACACGGACCGCGTCGACGAACTCTCGGCGGTGCTGGATGACTCACAGCCGACTGCACGGCCACCACAGACGATTCAGGACAACAGTGAGCGAAGCATCATTGGCTACACCGAGGAAGTCGTCCTATCGGGTACCAGCGGCTCGAAATCGGTGCTCTCGAAATCCGACACGGGTGCGACTCGGACGAGTATCGATACATCACTCGCTGCCGACATCGGTGCAGGACCAATCAAATCGATCACGCGCGTTCGCTCGGGAAGCAGTAAAACGACCAAGAGTCGCCCAGTCGTCGACGTTGTCGTCGGCGTCGGTGGCAACCAACACACCGTCACCGCAAGCGTCGAGGACCGTAGCCACATGGACTACCCCGTCATCCTCGGTCGCGATATTCTTGGCAACTACCAGGTCGACGTTAGTCGACGGGCTGACGCCGATATGGAAGATATGCCCGAAGAGGAAGAAGAGTAA
- the katG gene encoding catalase/peroxidase HPI, whose translation MMTNSNQDWWPNRLNLDILDQNTRQIDPRGEEFDYGAAFEELDLDAVKSDIEDVMTTSEDWWPADYGHYGPLFIRMAWHSAGTYRTSDGRGGAAGGQQRFAPLNSWPDNANLDKARRVLWPVKQKYGQNLSWADLIVLAGNVALESMGFETYGFAGGREDEFEPDEAVDWGPENEWEASERFDNEDELKEGLGATVMGLIYVNPEGPNGEPDPEWSAERIRESFGRMAMNDKETAALIAGGHTFGKVHGADDPDEHVGPEPEAAPIDQQGFGWESDHGSGKGADTITSGIEGPWNTTPIQWDMGYIDNLLNHKWWPEKGPGGAWQWTTQNGELDEAAPSTDGSDEKEDVMMLTTDVALKRDPDYREILEEFQENPMEFGMTFAKAWYKLIHRDMGPPVRFRGPEVPEEEQLWQDPIPDADYDLIDEEDIAALKDEILATDLSISQLAKTAWAAASTYRDSDKRGGANGARIRLEPQSNWEVNEPDELESVLATYEDIQAEFNDSRSDDVRVSLADLIVLGGNAAVEQAAADAGYDIEVAFEPGRTDASQEQTDVESFQALKPAADGFRNYYSDDADESQEELLVDKADLLDLSPTEMTVLVGGMRALGATYQDSNLGVLTGQPETLTNDFFVNLLDMDYEWEASGDSADIMGWEAAADSETDEVFELRDRKTGEVEWTATRADLIFGSNSRLRAIADVYASDDGEEKFVQDFAEAWGDVMHLDRFDLE comes from the coding sequence ATGATGACTAACTCAAACCAAGACTGGTGGCCGAACCGGTTGAACTTGGATATTCTCGACCAGAATACTCGCCAAATCGATCCGCGAGGCGAGGAGTTCGACTATGGAGCGGCTTTTGAGGAACTCGACCTCGATGCGGTAAAATCGGACATCGAGGACGTGATGACCACGTCGGAAGACTGGTGGCCAGCGGATTACGGTCACTATGGGCCGCTGTTTATCCGAATGGCCTGGCACAGTGCCGGGACCTACCGGACCAGCGACGGTCGCGGCGGCGCAGCCGGCGGTCAGCAGCGTTTTGCCCCGCTTAACAGCTGGCCGGACAACGCGAACCTCGATAAGGCACGCCGCGTGCTTTGGCCTGTCAAACAGAAGTACGGCCAGAACCTCTCGTGGGCCGACCTGATCGTGCTGGCTGGCAACGTCGCCCTCGAGTCGATGGGATTCGAGACGTACGGTTTTGCTGGCGGGCGTGAAGACGAGTTCGAGCCTGACGAAGCCGTCGACTGGGGACCTGAAAACGAGTGGGAGGCCTCCGAACGCTTCGACAACGAGGATGAACTGAAGGAAGGACTCGGCGCAACCGTCATGGGCCTCATCTACGTGAACCCTGAGGGGCCAAACGGCGAACCGGATCCAGAGTGGTCTGCAGAGCGCATCCGAGAGTCCTTCGGTCGGATGGCAATGAACGACAAGGAAACAGCCGCACTCATCGCTGGTGGACACACCTTCGGGAAGGTCCACGGCGCGGACGATCCGGACGAACACGTCGGTCCGGAGCCCGAAGCGGCACCAATCGACCAGCAGGGATTCGGCTGGGAGAGCGACCACGGCTCCGGGAAAGGAGCCGACACGATCACGAGCGGCATCGAAGGCCCATGGAACACCACGCCAATCCAGTGGGACATGGGATACATCGACAACCTGCTGAATCACAAGTGGTGGCCCGAGAAGGGTCCCGGCGGTGCCTGGCAGTGGACCACGCAGAACGGCGAACTCGACGAGGCCGCCCCCAGCACCGACGGCTCCGACGAGAAAGAAGACGTCATGATGTTGACCACGGACGTCGCCCTCAAGCGAGACCCCGACTACCGGGAGATCCTCGAGGAGTTCCAGGAGAACCCAATGGAGTTCGGGATGACCTTCGCGAAGGCGTGGTACAAACTGATCCACCGCGACATGGGCCCACCAGTCCGATTCCGCGGTCCAGAGGTTCCGGAAGAAGAACAACTCTGGCAGGATCCGATCCCTGATGCAGACTACGACCTCATCGACGAGGAAGACATCGCTGCTCTCAAAGACGAGATTCTTGCGACCGATCTCTCTATCTCGCAGCTCGCAAAAACCGCCTGGGCAGCCGCCTCGACCTACCGCGACAGCGACAAACGCGGCGGCGCAAACGGCGCTCGCATCCGCCTCGAGCCCCAGTCGAACTGGGAGGTCAACGAGCCCGACGAACTCGAGTCGGTGCTTGCGACCTACGAGGATATCCAAGCGGAGTTCAACGATTCCCGGTCTGATGACGTACGCGTCTCGCTTGCAGACCTGATCGTTCTTGGCGGAAACGCAGCCGTCGAACAGGCTGCTGCTGACGCCGGCTACGATATCGAGGTGGCATTCGAACCTGGCCGTACCGACGCCTCGCAGGAACAGACTGACGTCGAGTCGTTCCAGGCGCTCAAGCCTGCCGCTGATGGATTCCGCAACTACTACAGCGACGATGCCGACGAATCCCAAGAAGAGTTGCTCGTCGACAAAGCGGACCTGCTCGACCTGTCACCAACTGAGATGACGGTACTGGTTGGCGGCATGCGCGCACTGGGCGCAACCTATCAAGACTCCAACCTTGGTGTCCTCACTGGCCAGCCCGAGACACTGACCAACGACTTCTTCGTGAACCTGCTCGACATGGACTACGAGTGGGAAGCCTCCGGAGACTCGGCAGACATCATGGGATGGGAAGCGGCCGCCGACTCCGAGACCGACGAGGTCTTCGAACTGCGTGACCGCAAGACCGGCGAGGTCGAATGGACAGCAACCCGCGCAGACCTCATCTTCGGGTCGAACTCCCGACTGCGTGCCATCGCAGACGTCTACGCGTCCGACGACGGCGAGGAGAAATTCGTACAGGACTTCGCCGAAGCGTGGGGCGACGTGATGCACCTCGACCGCTTCGATCTCGAGTAA
- a CDS encoding PRC-barrel domain-containing protein has protein sequence MVMVLASTLSGKPVLSTNGEELGTVENITMNVDTGALEAVRVAPATDTIRGFDVAENGSLLVPAACLCDVDDYLLVERPDR, from the coding sequence ATGGTGATGGTCCTCGCATCCACCCTCTCCGGCAAACCAGTGCTGAGTACAAACGGCGAAGAACTCGGGACGGTCGAAAACATCACGATGAACGTCGACACCGGCGCACTCGAGGCAGTGCGTGTCGCGCCGGCGACTGACACAATTCGTGGGTTTGACGTAGCCGAGAACGGTTCCCTGCTCGTCCCGGCCGCGTGTCTCTGTGACGTCGACGACTACCTGCTCGTCGAACGCCCGGATCGCTGA
- the sdhC gene encoding succinate dehydrogenase, cytochrome b556 subunit, producing MSQSYNRGLIEDFGRWKEFSAGMWAWIFHKFTGWMLIGYLFTHIAVLSTAIGAAAGDPMAIQQETDIYTTTIQGLESLFIIRVLEVGLLAVAVFHILNGLRLLMVDLGIGLDAQDKSFYASLILTGLITVASVPTFMDGVGF from the coding sequence ATGAGTCAGTCTTACAATCGCGGCCTCATAGAGGACTTCGGGCGGTGGAAGGAGTTCTCGGCCGGGATGTGGGCGTGGATTTTTCACAAATTCACCGGGTGGATGCTGATCGGCTACCTGTTTACCCACATCGCCGTGCTGAGTACAGCTATCGGTGCAGCAGCCGGTGACCCAATGGCAATCCAACAGGAAACAGACATTTACACCACGACGATCCAGGGTCTCGAGTCCCTGTTCATTATCCGGGTGCTCGAGGTCGGCCTACTCGCAGTGGCCGTCTTCCACATCCTGAACGGGCTTCGCCTGCTGATGGTCGATCTCGGGATCGGACTTGATGCCCAGGATAAGAGTTTCTACGCCTCGCTGATCCTCACGGGACTTATCACCGTGGCGAGCGTCCCAACATTCATGGACGGGGTGGGCTTCTAA